The Syntrophaceae bacterium DNA segment GAGGAATATCCTGACCTGGGACGGGGCGTATCGTCCCCCTTTCTGCGATATCAGCCAGTCGTGGAAGGCCTGTGCATCGGCGGCGGCGTAACGCAGGCCGGCGATCCGGGAGTCTTTGTAATTGGTGATGCCGATGATGACGGCCCATTTCTGTCCCTGAACGGTTCGCATACCCGCTTCTTCCCGGCTCCCGGCGGCCGGCGACACTTTCGCCTGCCCCTCACTCCCCTCCATGCCGGCATCCGTCCGGACGACCTCCACATCGACGAAACCGTCGTTGTCTACGGTGCATCCATAGCAGTCGTTTATCCGTAAATAGAGGGTTCCCTCCTCTTTCGGTCTGAAAAGATACTCATAGCCCACTCCGAAGGGCTCGCCATTCTCGCCGATCTTGCCGATCAGGGCGCCGGCGCTCCATTTCCGAACGACGTTATTGACGGGCGGGCAGGAAGAGCTGTGGGTCTCGACGCCGGAGGGGCTCGTCCATCCGCATAGAATGCCGGCATGCCATCGGCCTCGTGCGGAAATCTGATATGAAGCATTCTTCTGGATGATGACTCCTGAATTTCTCCATTCATTCGCCTGTGCATACACCCGCGACGACTTTTTCTGAACCTTCTGGTCGAGCCGGACCGGATCGACTTTCTCCGCGTACTTGAAGCCGGAACAGCCTGCCAGAAACATCAGGAGCACACAAAAGACCATCCGCCATTTCGAACCTGCAAGAAGATTCATAAACATTCCCCTGGGTGACATCATCAGAAAAACAAAAACCCCGTCCTCTTGCGAGAAACGGGGCTGTCGGGCCGATCCATAAAGCCTCCCTGGATGAAAAGAGAAAAAGACCTGTAGAGCGTTTGCATTCGTGAAGAAACGTTACGGCCAGACCCGGGAATTATGCAAGCTTTTTATAGGGGCCGGGGACAACGCGTCAGGCGCAACCCATTCTGCAGCGCGAAAGACAAGGCTTCCGGCATCGTCACACCTGACTCCCTCAAACGTCGATGACCGTCAGCTCCAGAGGCGTTTTGCAAAGCATCTCTCCGCCGTCCTTCGTGACCAGCACCGGGCACTCAAGCCTCATGCCGCACACGCCGGGGACGGTCATGGCCAGGAATGCCACTTCGACGACATTCTCCTCGAGAACGACATCGCGGAATTCATCGTTGTTGACGATGGCCGGATACCATTCATGGCCGAATACGCCGAGTCCGTGGCCGAAAGAGGGGATGGTGTACTGGGCGTAACCCAGTTCCGCCACCTGATCCATCACCGCCTTGCTGATATCGCCGACCTTGTTCCCCGCCTTGAAATTGCGGACGATCGTTTCCGCCGTTTTAAGATAGGCGTCGGCCAGCTTCCTTTGCTCCGCCGACGGCTTTCCCAGGATGAAATTGTGGGCAAGGTCCGAAGGGTACAGCTGATAAAGCGGGTGCAGATCGACGATGATGTTTTCACCCTTCTGCACCATTTTCTGGGTGGGCTGGGTCGTTCCGTTCATGGAATACGTCGCCCTGTATCCGGATGCAACCTCGGACGATCCGGTGATTGCCCAGTGGTATTCGCTGCCCAAGCGGCGCAGTTCCATTTCGCCGATGCCGGCGATTTCCGTTTCCGTCATGCCGATCTCCAGTGAATCCCCGACGCATTTGATTCCGGCGTCCGCCATGGCGGCTGCCTGGCGCATCAGCTTGATTTCGCCCGGTTCCTTGACATAGGAGGCCCGGTCCACGACGTGAATCGCGTTGACGAACGTCGCCTCCGGCAGCGCATTTTTCAGGAGTTCGTATTCCGTGGCAAACAGGTATCCCGTATTCCCGCGGGGGGAATGGCCGAGCTCCACGCCGATCCTTCCCTTTTCGGCGCCGTTCTGCCGGATGAAATGGATGACGAGGTCCATGAGATCCATGCCGGGCAGGGGGGCATAGGATGAGATGCTGCCCAGCCAGGACTCATTCTTCAGCCGCTCGCAGTCGAGCAGCATGGAAACCAGGCCGGCATTGCCGTCTTTCGACACGATCACGGCGCTTCTCCAGGGGACGAAAGCGCCGGACACGTAGCTCAGGCTTACCGTTCGCATGCCCACGAAAAGATCGAGATCGGACTTCTTCATCTCTTCCTGTATCTTCGTTATCCGCTTGGGATAGTCAATATAAGTGTTCATATCTCCTCCGCTATTATGAAGTCTGACAAGAAACTGCTGTCATCGGAGGGGAGTGTAGGCTGGTTGCGGCTGCAAGTCAAGGCGACCAATGAGTTGCATTCCCAGTAGTGGATTGTGCGATGGGTGCGGCCGGGTGGTGTTGACTGCCGTCTTTTTCAAGTGCTCACTGAATTTCAGCGGCAGCAAGGTCATGGCGGATGTGTGTGAGAGTAAAATCTCTCAAAGTGATCCGTCCACTGCTGACCGTTGGGACGATACGCAACCGAAAAAGAAAAGGGCTCAACCGTAAACGGCTAAGCCCTTGTTTTTCCCTGGAGCCGATGAGGAGATTCGAACTCCTGACCTGGCGATTACGAATCGCCTGCTCTACCAGCTGAGCTACATCGGCATGATGCGTCTGAGTGGCTGAAAACAGAGGACCGCTTTTACCCCAAGGATTGAGGCTTGTCAAGCCTTTCCCTTGACATTCGGAGGCGGTCTGGTATGCTCGCCGCATCTTTGCCGGAGGGAGGGCCATGAAGGATAAACTCGGGAAGCTCCTCACGATATCCCCCCTGACCATCACCATCGCCATTACCTTCGTGATCGTCGTCCTGTTCTTCGTGAACCCGCCCTTTCTCCACTTCATGGAACTGAAAACCCTGGACCTGCGCATGGTTTCCCGGGGGAAAGTGGCGCCTCTCGACGCGGTCGTCATCGCCACCGTGGACGAAAAGAGCCTGAGCGAACTGGGACGCTGGCCCTGGCCGCGGACGACCATGGCCGGCCTCGTGGACAAGCTGAAGAAGGACGGGGCCAGGGCGGTGGGCTTCGATATCGTGTTCGCCGAGCCCGACGAAAACTCGAGCCTCAAGGCGCTGGGCGCCCTGCAGAAGGAGCTGAGAGGAGCGGCGAGCCCCGCGGTCATGAAGATCCTGGAGCGCAAGCGGGCCGGTGCCGACACGGACTCCGCCCTGGCGCGGGCCATGGAAAAGGCGGAGAACGTATCCCTTGGATATTTCTTCCATCTCTCCAAGAAGGATGTAGCCCACATCACGGAGGACGAGGCGGAGGAGCGGTCTTCCCTCATCGCCAGTTCCCGCTACCAGATTGTGGAGGCGAGGCCCGGGGCCAAGCCGGACGACAATGCATTCATTCATGCATTCACGGCAGAGCCGAACCTCCCGGCCGTTTCGGAAGCCGGTCAGAACAGCGGTTATTTCAATGCGTTCCCCGATGCGGACGGCGTCATCCGATGGTCTCCCCTGGTCATCCGGATGGGCGACAACTTCTACCATCCCCTGTCGCTGGCCCTCCTGCAGCAGTATTTCGAATGGGAGCCTCTGATCCTGCAGCTCGCC contains these protein-coding regions:
- a CDS encoding caspase family protein: MNLLAGSKWRMVFCVLLMFLAGCSGFKYAEKVDPVRLDQKVQKKSSRVYAQANEWRNSGVIIQKNASYQISARGRWHAGILCGWTSPSGVETHSSSCPPVNNVVRKWSAGALIGKIGENGEPFGVGYEYLFRPKEEGTLYLRINDCYGCTVDNDGFVDVEVVRTDAGMEGSEGQAKVSPAAGSREEAGMRTVQGQKWAVIIGITNYKDSRIAGLRYAAADAQAFHDWLISQKGGRYAPSQVRIFLDSEATARNIRNALFNWLGQALEEDTVLIYFAGHGSPQSPDHPQNLFLLPYDCQYDDVATTGFPMWDIETALKRFIKARKVVVIADACHSGGIGQSFDIARRASRGVNINPISSGIQTLSKVGDGVAVISASDDKQFSQEGRQWGGGHGVFTYCLLKGLNGDADYNRDGHITLGELIPYLSEQVRRETVSAQSPTVSGKFDPALSISQ
- a CDS encoding aminopeptidase P family protein; its protein translation is MNTYIDYPKRITKIQEEMKKSDLDLFVGMRTVSLSYVSGAFVPWRSAVIVSKDGNAGLVSMLLDCERLKNESWLGSISSYAPLPGMDLMDLVIHFIRQNGAEKGRIGVELGHSPRGNTGYLFATEYELLKNALPEATFVNAIHVVDRASYVKEPGEIKLMRQAAAMADAGIKCVGDSLEIGMTETEIAGIGEMELRRLGSEYHWAITGSSEVASGYRATYSMNGTTQPTQKMVQKGENIIVDLHPLYQLYPSDLAHNFILGKPSAEQRKLADAYLKTAETIVRNFKAGNKVGDISKAVMDQVAELGYAQYTIPSFGHGLGVFGHEWYPAIVNNDEFRDVVLEENVVEVAFLAMTVPGVCGMRLECPVLVTKDGGEMLCKTPLELTVIDV